A stretch of the Candidatus Binatia bacterium genome encodes the following:
- a CDS encoding histidine phosphatase family protein, producing MTCFYLVRHASHDLLGRVLAGRMPGVHLNARGRQETDWLRERFRSVPVDAIVTSPLERSLETADPIASALGLVPQIEPALLEMAFGEWTGRSFEELEKVPGWRAFNTCRSVTPVPGGETMLQTQVRAVAALERLRERHADGNVLVVSHGDVFRAVVAHYLGLCLDLLQRFMIEPASITTLHVAGHGATLVRLNDSPPAFEAREDSPSRNGSAAPAERPAVAR from the coding sequence ATGACGTGTTTCTACCTCGTTCGCCATGCCTCCCACGACCTGCTCGGCCGCGTCCTCGCGGGCCGCATGCCGGGCGTGCACCTGAACGCGCGCGGCCGCCAGGAGACCGACTGGCTGCGGGAGCGGTTCCGTTCCGTGCCGGTGGACGCGATCGTCACGAGTCCGCTCGAGCGGAGCCTCGAGACGGCGGACCCGATCGCGAGCGCGCTCGGACTCGTCCCGCAGATCGAGCCCGCCCTCCTCGAGATGGCGTTCGGCGAGTGGACCGGACGCTCCTTCGAAGAGCTCGAGAAGGTTCCCGGCTGGCGCGCCTTCAACACTTGCCGCAGCGTGACGCCGGTTCCCGGCGGTGAAACGATGCTCCAGACGCAGGTGCGGGCGGTGGCCGCCCTGGAGCGCCTGCGCGAGCGCCACGCCGACGGGAACGTCCTGGTGGTGAGCCACGGCGACGTGTTTCGCGCGGTGGTCGCACACTACCTGGGACTCTGCCTCGACCTGCTCCAGCGCTTCATGATCGAGCCCGCGTCGATCACCACGCTCCACGTCGCCGGTCACGGCGCCACGCTGGTCCGCCTGAACGACTCCCCTCCGGCCTTCGAAGCCCGCGAGGATTCGCCTTCCCGAAACGGAAGCGCGGCGCCCGCGGAGCGCCCCGCCGTCGCGCGATGA